A region from the Oceanidesulfovibrio marinus genome encodes:
- a CDS encoding ATP-binding protein: protein MEFRRPVARLFSLLKPKTLQQHLLFMVSALVLLQIGISWYLVSHVTAKILREQVGQSALDAAHMVARIPTVRQALYSGDPDGFIQVIAENIRHDIGAEYVVVADTTGRRYSHPVVERIGQYFVGGDTGPVVHEGKSYVSEAVGTLGPSLRGFSPIYSPYPDEEGDTPVIGFASVGYLTRNLHATIRQNLQRPMLFIAAMTMLGFLCAVLIARHLKRITLGLEPSQIANLYLERGAVLEAIREGVVAVDRQGSIRLMNRAAQGYAGLSPDDRMEGRPLDEVLPGFNLHRAMGTGEAEYDMERTVNGLPMIINTVPLRHDGVVKGATVSFRRKDELDHVARELARVQQYIEMLRVQTHEYSNKLHTIGGLIQIQAYQEALDLVVKEATGYQDIIRFLQQTVPHPVIAAIILGKYSRAKEVRVDFHIDPESSMVDVPEWIDQEAVVTILGNLIDNAIEAVVDQPASARRVELSFTDLGNELIFEVGDSGPGIPPGRLEHVFSKGVSTKGKRRRGLGLYLVELRLEDMNGNITVSESEQGGALFTVAIPKAARCML from the coding sequence ATGGAATTTCGCAGGCCCGTCGCCCGGTTGTTCTCCCTCCTGAAGCCCAAGACGCTCCAGCAGCATCTGCTGTTCATGGTCTCGGCACTGGTGCTCTTGCAGATCGGCATCAGCTGGTACCTCGTCTCCCACGTAACGGCCAAGATCCTGCGCGAGCAGGTGGGCCAGAGCGCCCTGGACGCCGCCCATATGGTCGCGCGCATCCCGACCGTCCGCCAGGCCTTGTACTCGGGTGATCCAGACGGCTTCATCCAGGTGATCGCCGAGAACATCCGCCACGACATCGGCGCGGAGTACGTGGTGGTGGCGGACACGACCGGCAGACGCTACTCCCACCCGGTGGTGGAGCGCATCGGCCAGTACTTCGTGGGCGGAGACACCGGCCCGGTGGTGCACGAGGGCAAGTCCTACGTATCCGAGGCCGTGGGCACGCTCGGTCCGTCCCTGCGCGGCTTCTCCCCCATCTACAGCCCCTATCCGGACGAGGAGGGCGACACCCCGGTCATCGGCTTTGCCAGTGTGGGCTACCTGACCAGAAATCTGCACGCCACCATCCGTCAGAACCTCCAGCGGCCCATGCTCTTCATCGCGGCCATGACCATGCTGGGCTTTCTCTGCGCCGTGCTCATCGCCCGGCATCTCAAGCGCATCACCCTGGGGCTGGAGCCGTCCCAGATCGCGAACCTCTATCTGGAGCGCGGCGCGGTGCTGGAGGCCATCCGCGAGGGCGTGGTGGCCGTGGACAGGCAGGGCTCCATCCGGCTGATGAATCGCGCGGCCCAGGGCTACGCCGGCCTTTCGCCGGACGATCGCATGGAGGGCCGGCCTCTGGACGAGGTACTGCCGGGCTTCAATCTGCATCGGGCCATGGGCACGGGCGAGGCCGAGTACGACATGGAGCGCACCGTGAACGGCCTGCCCATGATCATCAACACGGTGCCTCTCCGCCACGATGGCGTTGTGAAAGGAGCAACAGTCAGCTTCCGCCGCAAGGACGAGCTGGACCACGTGGCGCGGGAGCTGGCGCGAGTGCAGCAGTACATCGAGATGCTGCGCGTACAGACGCACGAGTACTCAAACAAGCTGCACACCATCGGCGGCCTGATCCAGATTCAGGCCTACCAGGAGGCGCTGGACCTGGTGGTCAAGGAGGCCACCGGGTATCAGGACATCATCCGCTTTCTGCAGCAGACCGTGCCCCATCCGGTTATCGCGGCCATCATCCTGGGCAAGTACAGCCGGGCCAAGGAGGTGCGCGTGGACTTCCATATTGACCCGGAAAGCAGCATGGTGGACGTGCCCGAGTGGATAGACCAGGAGGCCGTGGTGACCATCCTGGGCAACCTCATTGACAACGCCATCGAGGCCGTGGTGGATCAGCCCGCCTCGGCGCGCCGTGTCGAGCTCTCGTTCACCGACCTGGGCAACGAGCTCATCTTCGAGGTGGGCGACTCCGGGCCGGGCATCCCCCCCGGCAGGCTGGAGCACGTTTTCAGCAAGGGCGTCTCCACCAAGGGCAAACGCCGCCGCGGCCTGGGCCTTTATCTGGTGGAGCTGCGGCTGGAAGACATGAACGGCAACATAACGGTTTCGGAGAGCGAGCAGGGCGGAGCGCTCTTCACCGTGGCCATCCCAAAGGCGGCGCGGTGCATGCTATGA
- a CDS encoding DctP family TRAP transporter solute-binding subunit encodes MKKRMLTIFVLLLALAMAVPAYSATVLKLGHIAEPVHPYGKGAEKFAELVKEKSGGEIEVKVFPSSQLGGQKDLIEGLIYGTVDMALVGTAVLGQFQPKISIFDLPFLFKDRQHAYKSLDTVGMELGKELEPKGIKLLGYMENGIRHMTNNVRPIKTPADMEGLKIRVMNNKIYVETMKALGASPTPMAFGELYSAMQQGTVDGQENPSAHIWTKRFFEVQDYASLTAHAYSPEPMLISMISWGKLSDDQKAIVQEAADEAIAWQRQLSEDQDNEYWDKIKATGKIEVIEVDREPFAEATVSVHEMFADEVGQDNLDKIKALAE; translated from the coding sequence ATGAAAAAACGGATGCTGACGATTTTCGTGCTGCTGCTCGCGCTGGCCATGGCCGTGCCTGCATACTCCGCCACCGTGCTGAAGCTGGGCCACATCGCCGAGCCTGTGCACCCCTACGGCAAGGGCGCGGAGAAGTTCGCCGAGCTGGTGAAGGAAAAGTCCGGCGGCGAGATCGAGGTCAAGGTATTCCCGTCCTCCCAGTTGGGCGGCCAGAAGGATCTCATCGAAGGCCTTATTTACGGCACCGTGGACATGGCCCTGGTGGGCACCGCCGTGCTGGGCCAGTTCCAGCCGAAGATCTCCATCTTCGACCTGCCCTTCCTCTTCAAGGATCGCCAGCATGCGTACAAGTCTCTGGACACGGTGGGCATGGAGCTCGGCAAGGAGCTGGAGCCCAAGGGCATCAAGCTGCTGGGCTACATGGAGAACGGCATCCGCCACATGACCAACAACGTCCGGCCCATCAAGACGCCCGCGGACATGGAAGGTCTGAAGATCCGCGTCATGAACAACAAGATCTATGTCGAAACCATGAAGGCTCTCGGCGCCTCTCCCACGCCCATGGCTTTCGGCGAGCTGTACTCCGCCATGCAGCAGGGCACGGTGGACGGCCAGGAGAACCCCAGCGCCCACATCTGGACCAAGCGCTTCTTCGAGGTCCAGGACTACGCCTCCCTCACGGCCCACGCCTACTCCCCGGAGCCCATGCTCATCTCCATGATCTCCTGGGGCAAGCTCTCCGACGACCAGAAGGCCATCGTCCAGGAAGCCGCCGACGAGGCCATCGCCTGGCAGCGCCAGCTCTCCGAGGACCAGGACAACGAGTACTGGGACAAGATCAAGGCCACCGGCAAGATCGAGGTCATCGAGGTTGACCGCGAGCCCTTTGCCGAAGCTACTGTCTCTGTGCACGAGATGTTCGCCGACGAGGTGGGCCAGGACAACCTGGACAAAATCAAGGCCCTGGCTGAGTAG
- a CDS encoding tripartite tricarboxylate transporter permease, producing MEHIIASFVHLANPTVFLFLLAGVAVGLTVGSIPGLNDSITLAVLIPVTFSMHPDYAFPLLVGIYCAACYGGSIPAILLRIPGTASSVVTALDGYAMAQKGEAGQALGISTTSSVFGGITSSIILLFFAPILASYALRFGPPEYFALALMGLSTVAGMSGGNMVKSLIVCLIGLLISTVGISPLTGYPRFTFDSPNLYDGIPFIPMLIGLFGVTSVLELAESICEQRLRSRAGEDVEIKIPRIGRVLPKWSMVKRLLPTWMISSGIGNVIGIIPGAGMLMAIYMAYDQTARRHKDKDFGSGVPEGVAAPEAANNAVVASSMVPLLSLGVPGNSTSALFLGALLIQGLRPGPALFRDTPDIAYLIVVSFLVANIVMAPMGIFLGRTLSRLIFKLPREVLGAVISVLCLTGAFAVGNSVFNIWVAIGFGVLGYVFNKCDLPHSPLILAVVLGAMMERGLFQSLTLSHGSLSIFVTRPISLVLLIGALFFVATPLIKSVYRRRKNGKNGKNGEGAQHA from the coding sequence ATGGAACACATCATCGCTTCATTCGTCCATCTGGCCAACCCGACCGTCTTCCTCTTCCTGCTGGCAGGCGTCGCCGTGGGCCTGACCGTCGGTTCCATCCCAGGGCTCAACGACAGCATCACCCTTGCCGTGCTCATCCCGGTGACCTTTTCGATGCACCCTGACTACGCATTCCCTCTGCTGGTGGGCATCTACTGCGCGGCCTGCTACGGCGGCTCCATTCCCGCCATACTGCTGCGAATACCAGGCACGGCGTCATCGGTGGTCACAGCCCTGGATGGCTACGCCATGGCCCAGAAGGGCGAGGCCGGGCAGGCGCTGGGCATCTCCACCACCAGCTCCGTGTTCGGCGGCATCACCAGCTCCATCATCCTGCTTTTCTTCGCGCCCATCCTGGCCAGCTACGCCCTGCGCTTCGGACCGCCCGAGTACTTCGCCCTGGCGCTGATGGGCCTCTCCACCGTGGCCGGCATGTCCGGCGGCAACATGGTCAAGAGCCTCATCGTCTGCCTCATCGGCCTGCTCATCTCCACCGTGGGCATCAGCCCTCTCACCGGCTACCCGCGCTTCACCTTCGACAGTCCCAACCTCTACGACGGCATCCCCTTCATTCCCATGCTTATCGGCCTGTTCGGCGTCACCAGCGTGCTGGAGCTTGCCGAGTCCATCTGCGAGCAGCGGCTGCGCAGCCGCGCCGGAGAGGATGTGGAGATCAAGATTCCGCGCATCGGCCGCGTGCTGCCCAAGTGGTCCATGGTCAAGCGCCTGCTGCCCACCTGGATGATCAGCTCCGGCATCGGCAACGTCATCGGCATCATTCCCGGCGCCGGCATGCTCATGGCCATCTACATGGCCTACGACCAGACCGCGCGGCGGCACAAAGACAAGGATTTCGGCAGCGGCGTGCCCGAAGGCGTGGCTGCGCCCGAGGCGGCGAACAACGCGGTGGTGGCCAGCTCCATGGTGCCCCTGCTCTCCCTGGGCGTGCCCGGCAACTCCACCTCGGCCCTGTTCCTGGGCGCCCTGCTCATCCAGGGTCTGCGTCCCGGCCCCGCGCTCTTCCGCGACACGCCGGATATCGCCTACCTCATCGTCGTCTCCTTCCTGGTGGCCAACATCGTCATGGCGCCCATGGGCATCTTCCTGGGCCGCACCCTCTCCCGGCTGATATTCAAGCTGCCGCGCGAGGTGCTCGGCGCTGTCATCTCCGTGCTCTGCCTGACCGGCGCATTCGCCGTGGGCAACAGCGTCTTCAACATCTGGGTGGCCATCGGCTTCGGCGTGCTGGGCTACGTGTTCAACAAGTGCGACCTGCCCCACTCCCCGCTCATCCTGGCCGTGGTCCTGGGCGCCATGATGGAGCGCGGGCTGTTCCAGAGCCTCACGCTCTCCCACGGCTCCCTGTCGATCTTCGTCACCCGGCCCATCAGCCTGGTGCTGCTCATCGGCGCGCTCTTCTTCGTGGCCACGCCGCTCATCAAGAGCGTGTACAGGCGGCGCAAGAACGGCAAAAACGGTAAGAACGGCGAAGGAGCGCAACATGCCTAG
- a CDS encoding RidA family protein has protein sequence MSNEAVSTEKAPKAVGPYSQAVKTGNLLFVSGQLPIDPATGSMVEGTIQDKTRRSLTNLAAVAEAGGTSLKNAVKVTVFLADIADFAAANEVYKEFFESPFPARSAVQVAALPLGGQIEIEAIFSIPA, from the coding sequence ATGTCCAATGAGGCCGTCTCCACCGAAAAGGCTCCGAAAGCTGTCGGTCCCTACTCCCAGGCTGTGAAAACCGGTAATCTGCTCTTTGTTTCCGGCCAGCTTCCCATCGACCCTGCAACGGGCTCCATGGTGGAAGGCACTATCCAGGACAAGACCCGCCGTTCCTTGACCAACCTGGCCGCCGTGGCCGAAGCCGGCGGCACGTCCCTGAAGAACGCCGTGAAGGTCACCGTCTTTCTCGCCGACATCGCGGACTTCGCAGCGGCCAACGAGGTGTACAAGGAATTCTTCGAGAGCCCCTTCCCGGCCCGCAGCGCCGTGCAGGTCGCCGCGCTGCCTCTGGGAGGCCAAATAGAAATCGAGGCCATTTTTTCTATTCCGGCCTAA
- a CDS encoding MmgE/PrpD family protein: MPSSISDSLAGYICSVRAADLPEEVTRKAGLCAIDYLAAAWNAHGVELSTAYTDYAASMAGKTIGAAHVIGDGQLPPIWAAFANAAKGHVTETDDGHRQSIMHIGVVVMPVVLALAQERGLSGAEMLEAMICGYDLAIRAGECFGPEHYATFHTTGTAGTFGAAAAAAKCCKLTHEQTVWALGHAGTQAAGVWQFLQDGAVRAKPFHPAKAVQNGMQAALLAEAGIAGATRIFEGDKGICAFAAPKPRFEALTDRLGEHFKISEVNFKAYPTCGQTHSMLDATAAIMERESITAADVKSVEANVYQRAIDIAGIAEPVNLEQAKFSNQFCLAFLLTRGALTFANFTEDVVEDAAVRELSHRVSLKFDAEMDAGFPASRPCRIVVRCKDGRVLSQENRFRKGDPENPMSAEDMQEKLEQLTGSLLSPSQRQNIVSWALDLEHRAAVEPFLFTICDS; the protein is encoded by the coding sequence ATGCCTAGCTCCATCTCCGATTCCCTGGCCGGGTACATCTGTTCCGTCCGCGCGGCCGATCTGCCCGAGGAAGTGACGCGTAAAGCCGGGCTTTGCGCCATCGACTACCTCGCAGCGGCCTGGAACGCCCATGGGGTCGAGCTATCCACCGCCTACACCGACTACGCCGCATCAATGGCGGGCAAGACTATCGGTGCGGCGCACGTCATCGGCGACGGGCAGCTCCCCCCCATATGGGCCGCATTCGCCAACGCGGCCAAGGGCCACGTGACCGAGACCGACGACGGCCACCGCCAGTCCATCATGCACATCGGCGTGGTGGTCATGCCCGTGGTCCTGGCCCTGGCGCAGGAGCGCGGCCTGAGCGGCGCCGAGATGCTGGAGGCCATGATCTGCGGCTACGACCTGGCCATCCGCGCCGGCGAGTGCTTCGGCCCGGAGCATTACGCCACCTTCCACACCACGGGCACGGCCGGCACGTTCGGCGCGGCAGCCGCCGCGGCCAAATGCTGCAAGCTCACGCATGAGCAGACGGTGTGGGCGTTGGGCCACGCCGGGACCCAGGCCGCCGGTGTCTGGCAGTTCCTGCAGGACGGCGCGGTGCGGGCCAAACCCTTCCACCCGGCAAAGGCCGTGCAGAACGGCATGCAGGCCGCCCTGCTGGCCGAGGCCGGCATCGCGGGTGCCACGCGCATCTTCGAGGGCGACAAGGGAATCTGCGCCTTTGCCGCACCCAAGCCGCGCTTCGAGGCCCTGACCGACAGACTCGGCGAGCACTTCAAGATCTCCGAGGTCAACTTCAAGGCCTACCCCACCTGCGGCCAGACCCACAGCATGCTGGACGCCACGGCCGCGATCATGGAGCGCGAGAGCATTACCGCCGCCGACGTGAAGAGCGTGGAAGCAAACGTGTATCAGCGCGCCATCGATATCGCCGGCATTGCCGAGCCCGTGAATCTGGAGCAGGCCAAGTTCTCCAACCAGTTCTGTCTGGCCTTCCTGCTGACGCGGGGCGCACTCACATTCGCCAATTTTACAGAGGACGTCGTAGAGGACGCTGCCGTGCGCGAGCTCTCCCACCGCGTATCCTTGAAGTTCGACGCCGAGATGGACGCCGGGTTCCCGGCCAGCCGGCCGTGCCGCATCGTGGTCCGTTGCAAGGACGGCCGCGTGCTTTCTCAAGAAAACCGCTTCCGCAAGGGCGACCCCGAGAACCCCATGTCCGCCGAAGACATGCAGGAGAAGCTGGAGCAGCTGACCGGCTCACTGCTTTCACCGTCCCAGCGACAGAACATCGTCTCCTGGGCCCTGGATCTAGAACACCGCGCGGCGGTGGAACCGTTTTTGTTCACCATTTGCGATAGCTGA
- a CDS encoding tripartite tricarboxylate transporter TctB family protein, producing the protein MLLKKIDTWLSIVFFATGVVVYKMASGFDDIPSRFPILLAISFMVLSALLFVNTFFKVRRQNGPEEAPAHGCHRYIMPAMVTVVMCAYAAALEFAGFIAPSVLLMLFVGWVLGYRRSGLLLLVSLLFVLAVYGVFGVLLGVPLPRLPFME; encoded by the coding sequence ATGCTGCTCAAGAAAATAGACACCTGGCTTTCCATAGTCTTCTTCGCCACCGGCGTCGTGGTTTACAAGATGGCATCGGGCTTCGACGACATACCTTCGCGGTTCCCCATACTGCTGGCCATCTCGTTCATGGTTCTCTCGGCCCTTCTGTTCGTGAACACGTTCTTCAAGGTGCGCAGACAGAATGGACCGGAAGAAGCCCCGGCGCATGGCTGCCACCGCTACATCATGCCGGCCATGGTCACCGTGGTCATGTGCGCCTACGCCGCCGCGTTGGAGTTCGCAGGGTTCATCGCCCCGTCCGTGCTGCTGATGCTCTTTGTGGGCTGGGTGCTGGGCTATCGCCGCTCCGGCTTGCTGCTCCTGGTCTCGCTGCTCTTTGTGCTGGCTGTATACGGCGTCTTCGGCGTGCTTCTGGGTGTGCCGCTGCCCCGGCTGCCTTTCATGGAATAA
- a CDS encoding tripartite tricarboxylate transporter substrate binding protein has translation MKRLLTIFVMALALVAMAAGASFAADYPSRNIKIIVPFAPGGAVDFTSRLISEVAPQYFDGKKIIVENMPGGGAVIGQTFVSQAKPDGYTILAYTSSVVNNPITKKTIYTYKSFQPVVMYCFDPEVLVVPTDSPYKTLEDFLAAAKEKEISIATPGFSTSHHVAALVLEKKSGAKFSFIHNESAAMQLQQLMGGHVEAGFMSSGEASGYVDGGTIRVLGIMQEEPHPDFPGVSTFREAGVDMLWGTFRGLAVPKDTPKEIVDYQAAGFKKVIEDPKFVEGMKKAGYPVVYRGPEAFEKYVDGVAEVMQEILPTLKK, from the coding sequence ATGAAACGTTTGCTGACCATTTTCGTGATGGCGTTGGCCCTTGTCGCGATGGCCGCCGGCGCGTCGTTCGCCGCCGACTATCCTTCCCGCAACATCAAGATCATCGTGCCTTTCGCTCCGGGCGGCGCTGTGGACTTCACCAGCCGCCTCATCTCCGAGGTCGCTCCCCAGTACTTTGACGGCAAAAAGATCATTGTGGAGAACATGCCCGGCGGCGGCGCCGTCATCGGCCAGACTTTCGTTTCCCAGGCCAAGCCCGACGGCTACACCATCCTGGCCTACACCTCCTCCGTGGTGAACAACCCCATCACTAAAAAGACCATTTACACCTACAAGTCCTTCCAGCCCGTGGTGATGTACTGCTTCGACCCCGAGGTTCTGGTCGTGCCCACGGACTCCCCCTATAAGACGCTGGAAGACTTCCTGGCCGCGGCAAAGGAGAAGGAGATCTCCATCGCCACTCCCGGCTTCTCCACCTCCCACCACGTTGCCGCTCTGGTGCTGGAAAAGAAGAGCGGCGCCAAGTTCAGCTTCATCCACAACGAAAGCGCGGCCATGCAGTTGCAGCAGCTCATGGGCGGCCATGTGGAAGCCGGCTTCATGTCCTCCGGCGAGGCCAGCGGCTACGTGGACGGCGGTACGATCCGCGTGCTGGGCATCATGCAGGAAGAGCCGCATCCGGACTTCCCGGGTGTTTCCACCTTCCGCGAGGCCGGCGTGGACATGCTCTGGGGCACCTTCCGCGGCCTGGCCGTGCCCAAGGACACCCCCAAGGAGATCGTGGATTACCAGGCGGCTGGCTTCAAGAAAGTCATCGAGGACCCCAAGTTCGTCGAAGGCATGAAGAAGGCCGGCTACCCGGTGGTCTACCGCGGGCCTGAAGCGTTCGAAAAGTACGTGGACGGCGTGGCCGAGGTTATGCAGGAGATCCTGCCGACCCTGAAGAAGTAA
- a CDS encoding class-II fumarase/aspartase family protein — protein MSHIIDSEFYGGSWCTPEMREVFDDRKRYQRWLDIEVVLAGVQAGLGVIPKEAAAEIKAKAHVEELDTDFIKDELAKTGHSLVPLLKAVQKRCEGNLGEYIHYGPTTQDIEDTGGVLEMKDASKLIFRDLAKLESTLLKLSARYESFPMAGRTHNQQGLPITLGLKFANWAAELRRGMERVKDMQKRVFVGMLHGGTGTMAGLGEQAYPTAEAVMKELGLALPPTGWGSARDIVAEYQTVLGLLAGTVGRIANEIFQLARTEIGEFQEPLGEHYVGSSTMPHKRNPEVTEFVVAMTRVVMSNVQLALQSMVAEHERDTRAWRLDWHSIPESSMMLHKALSALVFVVDGLVIDEARITENLDMLHGMLFSEALMFQLGKKVGKQTAHHLIRDTILAATAPKGKTFRELLFENPDIAANLTKDELNELMDYSKHIGQSVRQVHDVIATAKTLGATDEEFLQC, from the coding sequence ATGTCCCATATCATTGATTCGGAATTCTACGGCGGTAGCTGGTGCACGCCTGAGATGCGCGAGGTCTTCGACGACCGCAAACGCTACCAGCGCTGGCTGGACATCGAGGTCGTGCTGGCCGGAGTGCAGGCCGGGCTGGGCGTCATCCCCAAGGAGGCGGCCGCCGAGATCAAGGCCAAGGCCCACGTCGAGGAGCTCGACACCGACTTCATCAAGGACGAGCTGGCCAAGACCGGCCACTCCCTGGTGCCCCTGCTCAAGGCCGTGCAGAAGCGCTGCGAGGGCAACCTGGGCGAGTACATCCACTACGGCCCCACCACCCAGGACATTGAGGACACCGGCGGTGTGCTGGAGATGAAGGACGCCTCCAAGCTGATCTTCCGCGACCTGGCCAAGCTCGAATCCACCCTGCTCAAGCTGTCCGCCAGGTACGAGTCCTTCCCCATGGCCGGACGCACCCACAACCAGCAGGGCCTGCCCATCACCCTGGGCCTGAAGTTCGCCAACTGGGCGGCCGAGCTGCGCCGCGGCATGGAGCGCGTCAAGGACATGCAGAAGCGCGTGTTCGTGGGCATGCTCCACGGCGGCACCGGCACAATGGCCGGCCTGGGCGAGCAGGCCTACCCCACGGCAGAAGCCGTCATGAAGGAGCTGGGCCTTGCCCTGCCCCCCACGGGTTGGGGCAGCGCACGCGACATCGTGGCCGAGTACCAGACCGTGCTGGGCCTGCTGGCCGGCACCGTCGGCCGCATCGCCAACGAGATATTCCAGCTCGCGCGCACCGAGATCGGCGAGTTCCAGGAGCCCCTGGGCGAGCACTACGTGGGCAGCAGCACCATGCCGCACAAGCGCAACCCCGAGGTCACGGAGTTCGTGGTGGCCATGACGCGCGTGGTCATGAGCAACGTGCAGCTCGCTCTGCAGTCCATGGTGGCGGAACACGAGCGCGACACCCGCGCCTGGCGGCTCGACTGGCACTCCATTCCCGAGAGCAGCATGATGCTGCACAAGGCCCTGTCCGCGCTGGTCTTCGTGGTGGACGGCCTGGTCATCGACGAGGCGCGCATCACCGAAAACCTGGACATGCTCCACGGCATGCTTTTTTCCGAGGCGCTTATGTTCCAGCTGGGCAAGAAGGTGGGCAAGCAGACCGCGCACCATCTGATCCGCGACACCATCCTGGCCGCCACGGCGCCCAAGGGAAAGACCTTCCGCGAGCTGCTGTTCGAGAACCCGGATATCGCGGCCAACCTGACAAAAGACGAGCTGAACGAGCTCATGGATTACTCCAAGCACATCGGACAATCGGTGCGCCAGGTGCACGACGTCATCGCTACGGCCAAAACGCTGGGCGCGACCGACGAGGAGTTTTTACAATGTTGA
- a CDS encoding helix-turn-helix transcriptional regulator encodes MIRENVAIFETMKRVADGLSNAMGKNCEVVLHDFSDLSASLIHVAGDLTQRQIGAPITDLIFKTYKDKGDQAEDLAGYRTIFNGRIMKSSTTFLRNSAGQVIGCLCINLDVTDFLNAKAALDEFTHFSADSSQSPERFASSFQETLESILDETVAEMGKQPATMDKDERLEFMRRLNTREVFVFKGAVNQVARLFGVTRYTIYNDLKEIRETDLV; translated from the coding sequence ATGATTCGGGAAAACGTTGCAATTTTTGAAACCATGAAACGTGTGGCCGACGGTCTGTCCAACGCCATGGGCAAGAACTGTGAGGTCGTGCTCCACGACTTCTCGGATCTCAGCGCCTCGCTCATCCACGTGGCCGGCGACCTCACCCAACGCCAGATCGGCGCGCCCATCACCGACCTCATCTTCAAGACGTACAAGGACAAGGGGGACCAGGCGGAAGACCTGGCCGGCTACCGCACCATCTTCAACGGCCGGATCATGAAGTCCTCCACCACGTTTCTGCGCAACAGCGCCGGCCAGGTTATCGGCTGCCTCTGCATCAACCTGGACGTGACCGATTTCCTGAACGCCAAGGCCGCCCTGGACGAGTTCACCCATTTTTCCGCCGATTCGTCACAATCGCCCGAGCGGTTCGCCTCCTCGTTCCAGGAGACGCTGGAGTCCATTCTGGACGAGACCGTCGCCGAGATGGGCAAGCAGCCCGCCACCATGGACAAGGACGAACGCCTGGAGTTCATGCGTCGCCTGAACACGCGCGAGGTTTTTGTCTTCAAGGGAGCAGTGAACCAGGTCGCACGATTGTTCGGTGTTACCCGCTACACTATTTATAACGATTTAAAAGAGATCCGTGAGACAGACCTTGTCTGA
- a CDS encoding response regulator — protein sequence MKEIRVLIVEDDPRIADLHRRFTERVEGFAVAGIAEGLSDAMDMVDSLQPDLVLLDLYFPEGTSMDLLHHIRGQGMETDVIYITAAKEVAPLRQAMRGGVFDYIIKPVIASRFHESLEKYRWYRSRLSHMDVVEQCTVDSLRPAAKNIGEGKEDLPKGIDALTLEKICAVFHSKDASAGLSAEDVAARVGVSRSTSRRYLEYLVSVDFLVPDVVYGSVGRPERRYFKV from the coding sequence ATGAAAGAGATTCGAGTGCTCATTGTGGAGGACGACCCGCGGATCGCCGATCTGCATCGCCGGTTCACGGAGCGGGTGGAGGGCTTTGCCGTGGCGGGCATTGCCGAGGGGCTGTCCGACGCCATGGACATGGTGGACTCCCTGCAGCCCGACCTGGTGCTGCTCGACCTCTACTTCCCCGAGGGTACCAGCATGGATCTTTTGCACCACATCCGCGGCCAGGGCATGGAGACGGACGTCATCTACATCACCGCGGCCAAGGAGGTCGCTCCTCTGCGGCAGGCCATGCGCGGCGGCGTGTTCGATTACATCATCAAGCCGGTCATCGCCTCCCGCTTCCATGAGAGCCTGGAGAAGTACCGCTGGTACCGCTCCCGTCTTTCGCACATGGACGTGGTGGAGCAGTGCACCGTGGACTCCCTGCGGCCGGCGGCCAAGAACATAGGCGAGGGCAAGGAAGACCTGCCCAAGGGCATCGACGCCCTGACCCTGGAGAAGATCTGCGCCGTGTTCCACTCCAAGGACGCCAGCGCCGGCCTTTCTGCCGAGGACGTGGCCGCACGCGTGGGTGTGAGCCGCTCCACCTCCCGTCGCTATCTGGAGTATCTGGTCTCCGTGGACTTTCTGGTGCCGGACGTGGTCTACGGCTCCGTGGGCCGGCCCGAGCGCCGTTACTTCAAGGTCTGA